One segment of Clostridium botulinum DNA contains the following:
- the ftsX gene encoding permease-like cell division protein FtsX has protein sequence MRINTFTYFIKDAFTSLKRNRTISFASILTVLITFFVLGIFILLAGNVNQAISSVQDKVDLKVFLKDDIKLIDQREIELKLRELEGVKDVVYESKEEAYKTVQQTTSENEGLLQGYTLEHNPFPASFTVKLESPEYAENISQALDGFTGVEKIDNQKKVVDGIVKLVKGINVVGGALFIVLVGVSIFLIMNTTKLTVYSRRREVGIMKFVGATDWFIRWPFIIEGMVIGVLGSTLSCIVLFFTYKGVFSWIASMMMFVTLVPPMYILKVMLLEFVIGGILVGGIASASALRKFLIV, from the coding sequence ATGAGAATTAACACATTTACATATTTTATAAAAGATGCATTTACTAGTTTAAAAAGAAATAGAACTATAAGTTTTGCCTCAATACTTACAGTACTTATAACCTTCTTTGTTTTAGGAATATTTATATTATTGGCAGGAAATGTAAATCAGGCTATTAGTAGTGTTCAAGATAAAGTTGATCTTAAAGTATTTCTTAAAGATGATATAAAACTTATTGATCAAAGAGAAATAGAATTAAAATTAAGAGAATTAGAAGGCGTGAAAGATGTTGTATATGAATCAAAAGAAGAAGCATATAAAACAGTTCAACAAACAACAAGTGAAAATGAAGGATTATTACAAGGTTATACTTTAGAACATAATCCATTTCCAGCGTCATTTACTGTAAAATTAGAATCACCTGAATATGCAGAAAATATAAGCCAAGCTTTAGATGGATTTACAGGTGTGGAGAAGATAGATAATCAGAAAAAAGTTGTTGATGGAATTGTAAAACTTGTAAAAGGTATAAATGTAGTTGGTGGAGCATTATTTATAGTTTTAGTTGGAGTATCTATTTTCTTGATAATGAATACAACTAAATTAACAGTTTATTCAAGAAGAAGAGAAGTTGGAATAATGAAGTTTGTAGGAGCTACTGATTGGTTTATAAGATGGCCTTTTATAATAGAAGGTATGGTAATTGGGGTTTTAGGATCTACATTATCGTGCATAGTGTTATTCTTTACTTATAAGGGAGTATTTAGTTGGATAGCATCAATGATGATGTTTGTAACTCTTGTTCCTCCTATGTATATTTTAAAAGTAATGTTATTAGAATTTGTAATTGGTGGAATTTTAGTTGGTGGAATAGCTAGTGCATCAGCTTTAAGAAAATTCTTGATAGTATAA
- the ftsE gene encoding cell division ATP-binding protein FtsE: MIEFKNISKIYDNNVKALSDVNIEINSGEFVFLVGPSGSGKSTFIKMILKEVEPTNGKIIIGNKDLSVINRKQIPYYRRKIGMVFQDFRLIPNLNVYENVAFAMRVVEASPREIRRRVPMVLSLVGLSHKYKMFPNELSGGEQQRVSLARALVNNPSVLIADEPTGNLDPETAREIMELLDDINKSGTTVLMATHAKDIVDYMKKRVIAIDRGEIVRDEKRGKYEDEN; encoded by the coding sequence ATGATTGAGTTTAAAAATATATCAAAAATTTATGATAATAATGTAAAAGCGTTAAGTGATGTAAATATAGAAATAAATTCAGGAGAATTCGTTTTCTTAGTAGGACCAAGTGGATCAGGAAAGTCAACGTTTATTAAGATGATATTAAAAGAAGTAGAGCCGACTAATGGTAAGATAATAATAGGAAATAAAGATTTATCGGTTATAAATAGAAAGCAAATACCTTACTATAGAAGAAAAATAGGTATGGTGTTTCAAGATTTTAGACTTATACCTAATTTAAATGTATATGAAAATGTTGCATTTGCTATGAGAGTGGTAGAAGCATCACCAAGAGAAATAAGAAGAAGAGTGCCTATGGTATTATCATTAGTAGGTTTATCTCATAAATATAAAATGTTCCCTAATGAATTATCTGGTGGAGAACAACAAAGAGTTTCACTTGCAAGAGCATTAGTAAATAATCCATCTGTTTTGATAGCTGATGAACCAACAGGAAACCTAGATCCAGAAACAGCTAGAGAAATAATGGAATTGTTAGATGATATAAATAAATCAGGAACAACTGTCTTAATGGCAACTCATGCAAAGGATATAGTTGACTATATGAAGAAGAGAGTTATAGCAATTGACAGAGGAGAAATAGTAAGAGACGAAAAGAGAGGTAAGTACGAAGATGAGAATTAA
- a CDS encoding YitT family protein — translation MRSFIKEYGIMTIGIILVALGNEYFFIPNNLAGGGITGIGIIINEFAPNISVGAITFILNAILLAISFIFINGDFGIKTIYASLGLSIMMWFIEKFCNPVAITSDLIIATIFGTIIAAFGMALVFNQNSSTGGTDILAKILNKFFNLDIGKSLLIVDFIITFAAALVFGIDIGLYSMLSVIILGILVDNFIEGFNICKQVIIISQKNDEISKYIMDVLGRGCTFLKGTGGFTGNDSTVLYAVLSRNQFIKLKRFIQEIDTKAFITVGEVHEVLGEGFKDIQMD, via the coding sequence ATGAGAAGCTTCATAAAAGAGTATGGCATAATGACAATAGGCATAATACTAGTTGCATTAGGAAATGAGTATTTTTTTATACCTAATAACCTTGCTGGTGGTGGAATAACTGGAATAGGTATTATAATAAATGAATTTGCACCTAATATTTCAGTTGGGGCTATAACTTTCATATTAAATGCGATACTATTAGCTATATCATTTATATTTATAAACGGAGATTTTGGGATTAAAACAATATATGCAAGTTTAGGATTATCAATAATGATGTGGTTTATAGAAAAATTTTGTAATCCAGTAGCCATAACTTCAGACCTGATTATAGCTACAATTTTTGGAACTATCATAGCTGCTTTTGGAATGGCGTTAGTATTTAATCAAAATTCATCAACTGGTGGAACTGATATATTAGCCAAAATATTAAATAAATTTTTTAATTTAGATATAGGAAAATCATTACTAATAGTAGATTTTATTATTACATTTGCAGCAGCTTTAGTATTTGGAATAGATATAGGTTTATATTCTATGCTTAGTGTAATAATATTAGGAATACTTGTGGATAATTTTATTGAAGGCTTTAATATATGCAAACAGGTAATAATTATTAGTCAAAAGAATGATGAAATTAGTAAATATATAATGGACGTATTAGGTAGAGGATGTACTTTTTTAAAGGGAACAGGTGGTTTTACTGGAAATGATTCTACTGTTTTATATGCTGTACTAAGTAGAAATCAGTTTATAAAATTAAAAAGGTTCATACAAGAAATAGATACAAAAGCATTTATAACAGTGGGAGAAGTGCATGAAGTCTTAGGTGAAGGCTTCAAAGATATACAAATGGATTAA
- a CDS encoding transketolase family protein yields MGNKIATREAYGKALVKLSNINKDVVVLDADLSKSTKTADFKAAAPERFINMGIAEANMMGVASGLSTCGKVPFVSTFAMFAAGRAFEQIRNSICYPKLNVKVCATHAGLTVGEDGASHQSVEDISLMRSIPNMTVINPADAIETEAAILAVAEYNGPCYVRLGRLAVENVNDNSNYKFEIGKGVTLANGNDVTIVATGIMVKLALEAKEELAKEGIDARVINIHTIKPIDSELLIKAAKETGAVVTAEEHSIIGGLGSAVSEVLCEEMPVPVLKVGIEDTFGESGKPEQLLKAYGLTTEKIVEKAKKAVSIKR; encoded by the coding sequence ATGGGTAATAAAATAGCAACTAGAGAAGCTTATGGTAAGGCATTAGTAAAACTTTCAAACATAAATAAAGATGTTGTAGTATTAGATGCAGATTTATCAAAGTCAACTAAAACAGCAGATTTTAAAGCAGCTGCACCAGAAAGATTTATAAATATGGGAATAGCAGAAGCTAACATGATGGGTGTAGCATCAGGTCTTTCAACTTGTGGAAAAGTTCCATTTGTTAGTACGTTTGCAATGTTTGCAGCAGGTAGAGCATTTGAACAAATTAGAAATTCAATTTGTTATCCAAAACTTAATGTTAAAGTTTGTGCAACTCATGCAGGATTAACAGTAGGAGAAGATGGAGCATCTCATCAATCAGTTGAAGATATTTCATTAATGAGAAGTATTCCTAATATGACAGTAATAAATCCAGCAGATGCAATTGAAACTGAAGCAGCTATTTTAGCTGTAGCAGAATACAATGGACCTTGTTATGTAAGACTTGGTAGATTAGCAGTTGAAAATGTAAATGATAATTCTAACTATAAGTTTGAAATAGGTAAAGGTGTAACATTAGCAAATGGAAATGATGTTACTATAGTAGCAACAGGAATAATGGTTAAATTAGCATTAGAAGCTAAAGAAGAATTAGCTAAAGAGGGAATAGATGCAAGAGTTATTAATATTCATACTATAAAACCTATAGATTCAGAATTATTAATAAAAGCAGCTAAGGAAACTGGAGCTGTTGTTACAGCTGAAGAACATAGCATAATTGGTGGATTAGGTTCAGCTGTATCAGAAGTATTATGTGAAGAAATGCCAGTTCCAGTATTAAAAGTTGGAATTGAAGATACATTTGGCGAAAGCGGAAAGCCAGAACAATTATTAAAGGCATATGGCTTAACAACTGAAAAAATAGTTGAAAAAGCTAAAAAAGCAGTATCAATAAAAAGATAA
- a CDS encoding transketolase has protein sequence MNNNKEKLQEISKLIRKDIVTMLTESASGHPGGSLSIADIMSVLFFNEMNIDPKNPKNPDRDRFVLSKGHAAPALYSALARRGYFDVEELSTLRKIGSRLQGHPNMNDLPGIDMSTGSLGQGISAAVGMALAGKLDNKNYRVYTILGDGELEEGQVWEASMSAAHYKLDNLTAFVDYNGLQIDGNISDVMNPAPIDKKFEAFGWNTLIIDGHDYDQILAAIEKAKNTKGQPTVIVCKTVKGKGVSFMENQAGWHGAAPSVEQRDQALKEIGGEN, from the coding sequence ATGAATAATAACAAAGAAAAGCTTCAAGAAATATCAAAGCTTATAAGAAAAGACATAGTAACTATGCTTACTGAGTCAGCATCAGGACATCCGGGTGGATCTTTATCAATAGCAGATATAATGAGTGTATTATTTTTTAATGAAATGAACATAGATCCTAAGAATCCTAAGAACCCTGATAGAGACAGATTTGTATTATCAAAAGGACATGCTGCACCAGCTTTATATAGTGCATTAGCAAGAAGAGGTTATTTTGATGTAGAAGAATTAAGTACTTTAAGAAAAATAGGTTCTAGATTACAAGGTCATCCTAATATGAATGACTTACCAGGAATTGATATGTCAACAGGTTCATTAGGACAAGGAATTTCAGCAGCTGTTGGAATGGCATTAGCAGGTAAATTAGATAATAAAAATTATAGAGTTTACACTATATTAGGTGATGGAGAACTTGAAGAAGGCCAAGTTTGGGAAGCATCAATGTCAGCAGCTCACTACAAATTAGATAATTTAACTGCATTTGTAGATTATAATGGACTACAAATAGATGGAAATATTTCAGATGTAATGAATCCAGCTCCAATTGATAAGAAATTTGAAGCTTTTGGATGGAATACTTTAATAATAGATGGTCATGATTATGATCAAATTTTAGCTGCAATTGAAAAAGCTAAAAACACAAAAGGACAACCAACAGTTATAGTATGTAAAACAGTAAAGGGTAAAGGTGTTTCATTCATGGAAAACCAAGCAGGATGGCATGGAGCAGCACCAAGCGTAGAACAACGTGATCAAGCATTAAAAGAAATTGGAGGGGAAAACTAA
- a CDS encoding type II toxin-antitoxin system PemK/MazF family toxin, translated as MATMVVKRGDIFYADLSPVIGSEQGGIRPVIIIQNDIGNRYSPTVIVAAITSQINKAKLPTHVEISSEEYGLNRDSVVLLEQIRTLDKRRLKEKIGHMTDCDMKKVNKSLTISLNLN; from the coding sequence ATGGCAACTATGGTAGTAAAAAGAGGAGATATATTTTATGCTGACTTAAGTCCTGTAATAGGATCTGAACAAGGCGGAATACGTCCCGTTATTATAATACAAAATGATATAGGAAATAGATATAGTCCTACTGTTATTGTGGCAGCAATAACATCACAAATAAACAAGGCTAAACTACCTACTCATGTTGAAATATCTTCAGAGGAGTATGGTTTAAACAGGGATTCGGTTGTATTATTAGAACAAATAAGGACTTTAGATAAACGAAGATTAAAAGAGAAAATTGGACATATGACTGACTGTGATATGAAGAAAGTTAATAAATCTTTGACTATAAGTCTAAATCTTAATTAA
- a CDS encoding germination lipoprotein GerS-related protein: MEEKKKTIKSKMLLSTLLLIPIITILLIVLFRHILLPTNEDILNYVKNIKEYSTGVEYTFKNSRGEIKELTTQYYSNAKGLRIEFGQDKKAIKVYNSGEIQVKDYQGDEFKLDGNIDVIYPLASINNILSNEILGEIKENVKEWGDGNYLEIDLKYDMNNKHFEKGKFYIDKKTKSPILLKIFDINGAERVIITYKDFKIEKSLSDELF; encoded by the coding sequence ATGGAAGAGAAAAAAAAGACAATTAAAAGTAAAATGCTTTTATCTACTTTATTACTTATACCAATTATAACTATTTTATTGATAGTTTTATTTAGACATATTTTACTTCCGACTAATGAAGATATTTTAAATTATGTTAAGAACATAAAAGAATATAGTACAGGCGTAGAATATACATTTAAAAATTCAAGAGGTGAAATTAAAGAATTAACTACACAATATTATAGTAATGCTAAGGGATTGAGAATTGAATTTGGACAAGATAAGAAAGCTATAAAAGTATATAACAGTGGAGAGATACAAGTTAAAGATTATCAGGGCGATGAATTTAAACTTGATGGTAATATTGATGTTATTTATCCACTAGCATCAATAAACAATATTTTATCTAATGAAATATTAGGTGAAATAAAAGAAAATGTTAAAGAGTGGGGGGATGGCAACTATTTAGAAATTGATTTGAAGTACGATATGAATAATAAACATTTTGAAAAAGGAAAATTCTATATAGATAAAAAAACAAAATCACCTATATTATTAAAAATATTTGATATTAACGGAGCTGAAAGGGTTATTATAACTTATAAAGATTTCAAAATTGAAAAGAGTTTAAGTGATGAGTTGTTTTAA
- a CDS encoding bifunctional ADP-dependent NAD(P)H-hydrate dehydratase/NAD(P)H-hydrate epimerase, which yields MEIMSSKKCKLIDELTINEIGIPSIVLMENAAISIYKEIYNMGDSFLVICGQGNNGGDGLAIARHLFNNGKKIKVYIVGVNEKYSEDFKLNLKILTNLENIQIEKIKSKEDIDSTFINDIKRFDVVVDSIFGVGLNRNVNELFKTIINEINVKSNITVSVDVPSGLDCDEGVPKGVSIKADYTYTFEVMKKGFLEYCAIEYLGNIKVVSIGIPKKLKKQNSEGICILDDSEYKKLIPKRNIYGHKGNYGRAVIIAGSIGFTGAAFITTECTVRSGAGLVTLVCNKDVQSILSNKLVEAMTLNIEDTRLNELLKGAQVIAIGPGLGTGEKENVLLEKVVKETICPIIIDADAIILLSKNKSLLKYLENRAIMTPHPGELARFLDVKISEVESNRISIAKKFYEDYRINLLLKGYKTVICTNNKTYINQTGNSKMASGGMGDALTGIITGLISQGLNIDDAAVLGAYIHGKLADEISQNSFIVNARDIINNLPTKINNILK from the coding sequence ATGGAAATTATGTCTTCTAAAAAATGTAAACTAATTGATGAGCTAACAATTAATGAAATAGGAATTCCTAGCATTGTTTTAATGGAAAATGCAGCTATATCAATATACAAAGAAATATATAATATGGGTGATAGTTTTCTTGTAATATGTGGTCAAGGAAATAATGGTGGAGATGGTTTAGCAATTGCTAGGCATTTATTTAATAATGGAAAGAAGATAAAAGTTTATATTGTTGGAGTTAATGAAAAATATAGTGAAGATTTTAAATTAAACCTAAAAATATTAACTAATTTAGAAAATATACAAATTGAAAAGATAAAATCTAAAGAAGATATAGATTCTACTTTTATTAATGATATTAAAAGATTTGACGTCGTAGTTGATAGTATTTTTGGTGTTGGATTAAATAGAAATGTTAATGAATTATTTAAAACTATTATAAATGAAATTAATGTTAAATCAAATATAACTGTATCAGTAGATGTTCCGTCGGGCTTAGATTGTGATGAGGGAGTACCAAAGGGAGTTTCAATAAAGGCAGATTATACGTATACATTTGAAGTTATGAAAAAAGGATTCTTGGAATATTGTGCAATTGAATATTTAGGAAATATTAAAGTTGTAAGCATAGGTATTCCCAAAAAACTTAAAAAACAAAACAGTGAAGGAATTTGTATATTAGATGATTCAGAATATAAAAAATTAATCCCTAAAAGAAATATTTATGGGCATAAAGGAAACTATGGAAGAGCTGTTATAATTGCAGGAAGTATTGGATTTACAGGAGCAGCATTTATAACTACTGAATGTACGGTTAGAAGTGGTGCTGGATTAGTAACTTTAGTTTGTAATAAAGATGTACAATCTATATTATCTAATAAATTGGTAGAAGCTATGACTTTAAATATAGAAGATACAAGATTAAATGAATTATTAAAAGGAGCTCAAGTTATTGCTATTGGACCAGGTCTTGGAACTGGAGAAAAAGAGAATGTATTACTCGAAAAAGTTGTAAAGGAGACAATTTGTCCAATAATTATTGATGCAGATGCAATAATATTATTGTCAAAGAATAAGTCGTTATTAAAATATTTAGAAAATAGAGCAATTATGACACCACATCCAGGAGAATTAGCTAGATTTTTAGATGTGAAAATTAGTGAGGTTGAGAGTAATAGAATAAGTATAGCAAAGAAATTTTATGAGGATTACAGAATAAATTTATTGTTAAAGGGTTATAAGACAGTAATTTGTACTAATAATAAAACTTACATAAATCAAACTGGTAATAGCAAAATGGCATCAGGTGGAATGGGTGATGCATTAACAGGAATAATAACTGGACTAATATCTCAAGGATTAAACATTGATGATGCAGCTGTTTTAGGCGCTTATATACATGGAAAGTTAGCAGATGAAATTTCACAAAATTCTTTTATAGTTAATGCAAGAGATATTATAAACAATTTACCAACTAAAATTAATAATATTCTTAAATAA
- the acpS gene encoding holo-ACP synthase produces the protein MIKGIGTDIVEIERIKKAIESNPNFINRFFTEKEIEYFKLRKFNANTISGNFAAKEAVSKALGSGFRGFGLMDIEVLRDELGKPIVNLSDKLYKMFNLDNYNIFISISHSNTDAIAYAIIEVI, from the coding sequence TTGATAAAAGGAATTGGAACAGATATCGTAGAAATTGAAAGAATAAAAAAAGCTATTGAAAGTAATCCAAATTTTATAAATAGATTTTTTACAGAAAAAGAAATTGAATATTTTAAATTAAGAAAATTTAATGCTAATACCATATCAGGAAACTTTGCAGCAAAAGAGGCTGTAAGTAAAGCATTAGGTAGCGGATTTAGAGGGTTTGGATTAATGGATATAGAGGTATTAAGAGATGAACTAGGAAAGCCAATAGTGAATTTAAGTGATAAATTATATAAAATGTTTAATTTAGATAATTATAATATTTTTATAAGTATATCTCATAGTAATACTGACGCTATAGCATATGCAATAATAGAGGTGATATAA
- a CDS encoding DUF6514 family protein — MDIIEEYTSIDTENDFEYKYRLTKSLYKGITGYGIEVQSQNSNTTNEVFYEKDSVNLISINRHNVKALLTKLYENRVSPLHLIDIIGEYVDEHVCEFDNFTSKEVAN, encoded by the coding sequence ATGGATATTATAGAAGAATATACATCTATAGATACTGAAAATGATTTTGAGTATAAATACAGGCTAACTAAATCACTGTATAAAGGAATAACAGGATATGGTATAGAAGTGCAAAGTCAAAACTCAAATACCACTAATGAGGTATTTTATGAAAAGGATTCAGTAAATTTAATTTCTATAAATAGACACAATGTTAAAGCTTTACTTACTAAATTATATGAAAACAGAGTTTCACCATTACACCTTATAGATATTATTGGTGAGTATGTAGACGAGCACGTATGTGAATTTGATAATTTTACTTCGAAAGAAGTTGCAAATTAA